The Vicia villosa cultivar HV-30 ecotype Madison, WI linkage group LG1, Vvil1.0, whole genome shotgun sequence genome includes a region encoding these proteins:
- the LOC131641440 gene encoding serine/threonine-protein phosphatase 7-like produces the protein MDLYTDPEPPPPPDSATVTVNGATTLDENPEPPPASTSPPPPSLSSPPPELQLPISWPEDGNLTIEWIQNLILCFDWSSKNLPPSQFPSVLPVQVFDSLILIASKMLHKEPNCIPIQPFRPEPESSASVVVVGDVHGQLHDVLFLFREAGYPSRDRIFVFNGDYVDRGAWGLETFLLLLAWKVFMPENIYLLRGNHESKYCTSVYGFEKEVMVKYSDSGKHVYRKCLGCFEGLPLASIIAGCVYTAHGGLFRSVTVTPAKRLKGKKNRRINVNTDSKRLSLGSLEELSRARRSVLDPPWEGQNLIPGDVLWSDPSQTNGLSPNKERGIGLMWGPDCTEQFLKKYQLKLIIRSHEGPDAREKRDGFEGMAEGYTIDHVVDSGKLVTVFSAPDYPQFQATEKRYNNKGAYVVLEPPNFDTPIFHGFSAVTPRPKANPYYDFEEVIDSDGELDLASMVTS, from the exons ATGGACCTTTACACTGATCCagaaccaccaccaccaccagatTCCGCCACCGTCACCGTCAACGGCGCAACCACATTGGATGAAAACCCAGAACCCCCACCTGCATCAacatcaccaccaccaccatcatTATCATCACCACCACCAGAACTTCAACTCCCAATATCTTGGCCAGAAGACGGAAACCTAACCATAGAATGGATCCAAAACCTAATACTCTGCTTCGATTGGTCCTCCAAAAACCTACCACCTTCCCAATTCCCTTCCGTTCTCCCCGTTCAAGTCTTCGATTCTCTCATCCTCATCGCCTCCAAGATGCTTCACAAGGAACCCAATTGCATCCCTATACAACCCTTTCGTCCCGAACCCGAATCTTCTGCATCGGTTGTGGTTGTTGGAGATGTTCATGGTCAATTGCACGATGTTCTTTTCCTCTTCCGAGAAGCTGGGTACCCTTCTCGGGATCGAATCTTTGTATTCAATGGTGATTATGTTGATCGTGGAGCTTGGGGACTCGAAACTTTCTTGCTCTTGTTGGCTTGGAAg gtattcaTGCCGGAGAACATATATTTATTAAGAGGGAATCACGAATCAAAATATTGCACATCTGTTTATGGTTTTGAGAAAGAAGTTATGGTAAAGTATAGTGACAGTGGTAAACATGTATACAGAAAATGTTTAGGATGTTTTGAAGGCCTTCCTTTGGCTTCTATTATAGCAGGGTGTGTATACACGGCTCATGGAGGACTTTTCCGTAGTGTAACTGTGACGCCTGCTAAGCGATTAAAAGGAAAGAAGAATCGTAGGATTAATGTTAATACCGACAGCAAAAGGCTATCGCTTGGTTCTTTGGAAGAGTTGTCAAGGGCTCGACGTTCTGTCCTTGATCCCCCTTGGGAAGGACAAAACTTGATTCCTGGTGATGTTTTGTGGTCTGACCCTTCACAAACCAACGGTCTTTCTCCAAACAAAGAAAGGGGCATTGGATTGATGTGGGGTCCTGATTGTACTGAACAATTTTTGAAGAAGTACCAGCTGAAG TTAATTATAAGGTCACATGAAGGCCCTGATGCTAGGGAAAAGAGGGATGGTTTTGAGGGAATGGCTGAAGGATACACTATTGATCATGTTGTAGATTCTGGAAAGCTGGTCACTGTTTTTAGTGCTCCAGATTACCCGCAGTTTCAG GCAACGGAAAAGAGGTATAACAACAAAGGTGCTTATGTTGTCCTTGAGCCCCCAAATTTCGACACTCCTATATTCCATGGATTTTCGGCTGTAACTCCAAGGCCAAAG GCGAATCCCTATTATGATTTTGAAGAAGTGATAGACTCGGACGGAGAATTGGACTTGGCCTCCATGGTAACTTCATGA